Proteins encoded together in one Flavobacteriales bacterium window:
- a CDS encoding GDP-L-fucose synthase, with protein MNKQDKVYVAGHRGMVGSAIVRKLQAEGHASIVVRTSKELDLKEQQAVRDFFAQEKPAYVYLAAAKVGGIHANNVYRAQFLYENLMIESNIIHAAHENGVKKLLFLGSSCIYPKMAPQPLKEESLLTGLLEQTNEPYAIAKIAGIKLAESYRRQYGCNYISAMPTNLYGPNDNYDLNNSHVLPALIRKFHTAKVTRSPSVEVWGTGSPMREFLHVDDLADACYFLMKNYDEELFLNIGTGEDLTIKALAEMIKEVVGYTGELKWNTEKPDGTPRKLMDVTRLHNLGWKHRIGLREGITAVYAEFAKSELAKV; from the coding sequence ATGAACAAGCAAGACAAAGTCTACGTGGCCGGCCACCGCGGCATGGTGGGCAGCGCCATCGTGCGCAAGCTGCAGGCCGAGGGCCATGCCAGCATCGTGGTGCGCACCAGCAAGGAGCTCGACCTGAAGGAGCAGCAGGCCGTGCGCGACTTCTTCGCCCAGGAGAAGCCCGCGTACGTGTACCTGGCCGCCGCCAAGGTGGGGGGCATCCACGCCAACAACGTGTACCGCGCCCAGTTCCTGTACGAGAACCTGATGATCGAGAGCAACATCATCCACGCCGCGCACGAGAACGGGGTGAAGAAGCTGCTCTTCCTGGGCTCCTCGTGCATCTACCCCAAGATGGCCCCCCAGCCGTTGAAGGAGGAGAGCCTGCTCACCGGCCTGCTCGAGCAGACCAACGAGCCCTACGCCATCGCCAAGATCGCGGGCATCAAGCTGGCCGAGAGCTATCGCCGCCAGTACGGGTGCAACTACATCAGCGCGATGCCCACCAACCTCTACGGGCCCAACGACAACTACGACCTCAACAACAGCCACGTGCTGCCCGCGCTCATCCGCAAGTTCCACACCGCCAAGGTGACCCGCTCGCCGAGCGTGGAGGTGTGGGGCACCGGTTCGCCCATGCGGGAGTTCCTGCACGTGGACGACCTCGCCGACGCGTGCTATTTCCTGATGAAGAACTACGATGAGGAGCTCTTCCTCAACATCGGCACGGGCGAGGACCTCACGATCAAGGCGCTGGCCGAGATGATCAAGGAGGTGGTGGGCTACACCGGCGAGCTGAAGTGGAACACCGAGAAGCCCGACGGCACGCCGCGCAAGCTGATGGACGTGACCCGCCTGCACAACCTGGGCTGGAAGCACCGCATCGGGCTGCGCGAGGGC